A region of Lycium barbarum isolate Lr01 chromosome 3, ASM1917538v2, whole genome shotgun sequence DNA encodes the following proteins:
- the LOC132634182 gene encoding uncharacterized protein LOC132634182 has product MSENCSSSQLKCHYGLIASHLTSKTHSNPGSKFFKCPKPKINSCGYWKWEDEVFSDTPLTEVRELVVALDAIKVEMDNLRKEVTKLEAISQSQVIKVSTLEDKAKKMWMIIMVSLALFVGVITAPRMK; this is encoded by the exons ATGTCGGAAAATTGCTCCTCGTCGCAGTTGAAGTGCCATTATGGTTTGATAGCTAGCCATTTAACTTCAAAAACTCATTCAAACCCTGGAAGTAAGTTCTTTAAGTGTCCTAAGCCAAAG ATTAATTCTTGTGGTTATTGGAAATGGGAAGATGAAGTATTTTCGGATACTCCATTGACTGAAGTTAGAGAGTTAGTGGTTGCATTGGATGCTATTAAGGTTGAAATGGACAATTTGAGAAAAGAAGTAACTAAATTGGAGGCTATAAGCCAGTCTCAAGTGATTAAAGTGTCAACTTTGGAAGACAAAGCAAAAAAGATGTGGATGATAATTATGGTTTCATTGGCACTTTTCGTGGGTGTCATTACTGCTCCAAGGATGAAGTGA